From Solanum lycopersicum chromosome 8, SLM_r2.1, the proteins below share one genomic window:
- the LOC138337832 gene encoding uncharacterized protein, translating to MGSIAHIKDGKKELVKDIYRLSRLGVRLFYSNSGGASFNPSSESSLVVEVKKGHHPDLDRDEEALLVKMNESFALGGNDILRMTKFAHIIPVKSTNRAEDYAKLYIDKMACYHSSIGMEPFEVLYGRRCMSPVWWFEDGDSSILSLEIIHEALEKGVMRFCKKGKLSLRYVRPYEILQRVGDVAYELALPAELSSVHPVFHVSMLKKFLGNPTSILPIKGLGVDENLSYDEVPVEILGRQVKRLRKKEIATEKVLWRNHLINGATWEAEADMRSRYPCLFSSSR from the exons atgggaagtatAGCCCACATTAAGGATGGgaagaaggagttggtgaaaGATATATATAGACTGTCCAGATTGGGTGTACGGTTATTTTACTCTAATAGTGGGGGTGCTTCATTTAATCCTAGTTCAGAATCATCCTTAGTAgtagaagtcaagaagggtcatCATCCTGATCTTGATAGAGATGAGGAAGCACTTTTggttaagatgaatgagtcttttgctttgggaggTAACGACATACTTAG GATGACTAAGTTTGCCCAtattatccctgtgaagtctactaACAGAGCCGAGGATTATGCAAAACTCTACATTGATAAGATGGCATG ctatcactccagcattgggatggaACCATTTGAAGTACTGTACGGTAGGAGGTGTATGTCTCCAGTTTGGTGGTTTGAGGATGGAGATTCGTCCATTTTAAGTctagagatcattcatgaggcttTAGAAAAG GGAGTGATGAGGTTTTGCAAGAAGGGGAAATTGAGTTTAAGGTATGTtcggccatatgagatcctgcAGCGTGTGGGAGAtgtggcctatgagttggcattgccTGCAGAACTAtcttctgttcatccagtctttcatgtctctatgttaaagaaaTTCCTAGGCAATCCAACATCGATTCTACCTATTaaaggtttgggggttgatgaaaatttgtcctaTGATGAGGTACCTGTTGAGATTTTAGGCAGGCAGGTCAAGCGGCTAAGGAAAAAAGAGATTGCCACAGagaaggtattgtggaggaatcaTCTTATAAACGGTGCTACGTGGGAAGCCGAGGCCGATATGCGATCCCGCTACCCCTGTCTTTTTAGCTCTTCACGTTAG